One Methylocystis sp. IM3 genomic region harbors:
- a CDS encoding efflux RND transporter permease subunit, whose amino-acid sequence MRKALNERYPGTEFTFQPADLTAKILNFGSPSPIDVQINGGDQNASYEFARKLASKLRRVSGAVDVVIQQTMRTPTLLVEGNRSLGLGVKLTEKDIADNLLMTLSGSQQVDQQFWLDHKTGNSYQINVYTPQPQITRVQDLLTIPVNKTEGESSPNEMQLLGSVASISAVGTPGVVTHANIMPLFNIYVSAEKRDLGGVLADVKATAWEMEAELPRGASLEIHGQAETMHGAYVELIGGLVASIVLIYLLIVVNFQSWLDPFIIITALPGALAGIAWSLFLTHTNISVPALTGAIMCMGTATANAVLVVAYARERLELHGDAMTAALEAGYSRIRPVIMTASAMIIGMLPMSMSNSQNAPLGRAVIGGLIVATFATLLFVPCVYAIVYKRTPKQTETL is encoded by the coding sequence TTGCGCAAAGCTCTCAACGAGCGCTACCCAGGAACGGAATTCACCTTTCAGCCAGCTGACCTGACGGCGAAAATCCTCAATTTCGGTTCACCGTCCCCGATCGACGTCCAGATCAACGGCGGCGACCAGAATGCGAGTTACGAGTTTGCACGCAAGCTTGCGAGCAAGCTGCGCAGGGTCAGCGGCGCGGTTGATGTCGTCATTCAACAAACGATGCGGACGCCTACGCTTCTCGTAGAGGGAAACCGTAGTTTGGGTCTGGGCGTGAAGCTGACGGAAAAGGATATTGCGGATAATCTGCTGATGACGCTCTCTGGAAGCCAGCAGGTCGATCAGCAGTTCTGGCTCGACCACAAGACGGGTAACTCCTATCAAATCAACGTTTACACGCCGCAGCCGCAGATCACGCGCGTTCAGGATCTCCTCACGATCCCCGTAAACAAAACTGAGGGGGAGTCTTCGCCCAATGAAATGCAGCTGCTCGGCAGCGTGGCGTCAATCTCGGCAGTTGGGACGCCTGGCGTCGTCACGCACGCGAACATCATGCCTCTTTTCAACATTTACGTGTCGGCAGAAAAGCGTGATCTGGGCGGCGTACTGGCTGACGTAAAAGCGACCGCCTGGGAAATGGAGGCGGAGTTACCGCGCGGCGCGAGCCTTGAAATTCACGGACAGGCCGAGACGATGCATGGCGCCTATGTCGAGCTCATCGGGGGGCTCGTCGCGTCTATCGTTCTCATCTACCTGCTGATCGTCGTAAACTTTCAGTCGTGGCTCGATCCCTTCATTATCATTACGGCGTTACCGGGAGCTCTCGCGGGGATCGCCTGGTCTCTGTTCCTCACCCATACAAACATCTCCGTGCCAGCTCTGACCGGCGCCATCATGTGTATGGGAACGGCCACAGCCAACGCCGTTCTGGTTGTTGCTTATGCGCGAGAGCGACTGGAGCTCCATGGCGACGCTATGACGGCGGCGCTCGAAGCGGGCTATTCTCGCATACGTCCAGTGATCATGACCGCGTCCGCTATGATCATCGGCATGTTGCCCATGTCCATGAGCAACTCACAGAACGCGCCGTTGGGGCGAGCGGTCATCGGCGGGCTGATTGTCGCGACATTCGCAACGCTCCTGTTTGTCCCCTGCGTTTATGCGATTGTCTACAAACGCACTCCCAAACAGACGGAGACCCTTTGA